In Actinomycetes bacterium, a genomic segment contains:
- a CDS encoding nuclear transport factor 2 family protein: MTIEATTTLEELASRLAAVEEQLAQTKRLADRGAVDNVFNRYMHYHNAYQDQRIIDELWAKPGTPDMWSRYNNVGLYTTYESVTAYHRGRPKPVGKLLFHYTSTPVIEVGADGETAKGIWIMAGLESGLMDPEVAKNVPEWVFSGGEVDGKPVWAHWVWCKYGVDFIKQDGEWRIWHFRCYEVARAPFNRDWISFAKDNQESHDSQLAWFGDDGVPVFLPPVDEPISTTDYFPYANDKVQVLEPEPPKPYDEFEDTFR, encoded by the coding sequence ATGACCATCGAAGCGACGACGACCCTCGAGGAGCTCGCCAGCCGGCTGGCGGCGGTCGAGGAGCAGTTGGCCCAGACGAAGCGACTCGCGGACCGCGGGGCCGTCGACAACGTCTTCAACCGCTACATGCACTACCACAACGCCTACCAGGACCAGCGGATCATCGACGAGCTCTGGGCCAAGCCCGGCACGCCCGACATGTGGTCGCGCTACAACAACGTCGGCCTGTACACGACCTACGAGTCGGTGACCGCTTACCACCGCGGCCGGCCGAAGCCGGTCGGAAAGCTGCTCTTCCACTACACGAGCACGCCGGTGATCGAGGTCGGTGCCGACGGCGAGACCGCCAAGGGCATCTGGATCATGGCCGGGCTCGAGTCCGGCCTGATGGACCCCGAAGTCGCGAAGAACGTGCCGGAGTGGGTGTTCTCCGGCGGCGAGGTCGACGGCAAGCCGGTCTGGGCGCACTGGGTGTGGTGCAAGTACGGAGTGGACTTCATCAAGCAGGACGGCGAGTGGCGGATCTGGCACTTCCGCTGCTACGAGGTCGCCCGGGCACCCTTCAACCGGGACTGGATCTCCTTCGCCAAGGACAACCAGGAGAGCCACGACTCGCAGCTGGCCTGGTTCGGCGACGACGGCGTGCCCGTCTTCCTGCCGCCGGTCGACGAGCCGATCTCGACGACGGACTACTTCCCGTACGCGAACGACAAGGTGCAGGTGCTCGAGCCCGAGCCGCCGAAGCCGTACGACGAGTTCGAGGACACCTTCCGCTGA